TTTGCCAGGCATGTAAGGGCGTcagtcattttttttgggaaaaaaatgtgaaattaaacatcgttaaaattagatgtaattAATATGCATGCAAACAGATAACCACTTGGTTTTTGTTATGGATGTAAGCATTGATGTTCCAAAAATACAACTGCAAAATACTAGGGTAATCCGATGTAGCATTACCATGTTATGTGCAGCAGGTGTAAATTGAGAAAAAAcgcatttgaaaattaaaatttacattgaccTTGATGtattaaatagaaataaattagtaattttaAGGAAAAACAATGTCTTTTGGGATAAAATCCTCCATTGTTTTAAGAATGGTAATACCTATAACAATTGAAAACAGCTGATATATATGTGGCCATGAAACCTTATCTCTGttgatattaaaggggaatcatgcagccttggtcataaaatgttgtgttggaacttggagaaaaataaagaaatgaagaatggTTTGACacgcaataagaaagttatggatgctttaaaattgagatccatAGGACTATATGTAGATTTcgaattggcaactgggtaagtaaattatgacaagaggcAATGACAACTattccataggccatgtacttgaaggtcaagtccacctcattttttttaataaatagagaaaactaaaacgcgcataacgctgaaaattttatcaaaatcggatgttataaaagaaagttataacatttcaaagtttcgcttatttttcacaaaacaatgatgcggggggggggggggtctttattGTCATGGTAACAATCCAAGTGAGTGTTACCAATAACTATGACAATCCAATGTATCATGCTTACTTCATTCCAAGGTATATGTATCATAATACCATGCTGTTCTCATATAGAAAGTTTGTCATAGcagttggcacacagaagcaatatCAGAAGGTAAAGCGAAGATgcctattactttttttttgggggggggggggtcttagggttaggttaacaatatatacacaacaaaaaaagtaagtcccccctaaatcaaattgctgtaacttttgaacggaattattttgagatatgatattccgtaggtatttttctacactcattaagcaactcctggggaaaaataagattgatcggttgagtcatgcatgagtaattaaagattgaattaaaaatgaccatttttgaaagtcacaagagtcgtttttcagattgtgcaaatacaaagttgggcaaatgttgtctttaggttaattttatggtgttatgttgttttactatccatcatttagccactccacacacaatttgatatcatgttcatggttgagtgagcacaatgtattgcaggggccgcggaagcgagggggggggggctgggcgggGAGCTGCAGTCCCCccaacttttttccaaaagcatgtacaaaaatgtaaaaattaccatacgattgtgattttttgcatagtcagcccccccactttgaaaaaccttccccggcccctgtattgtgacgtatcatcataggggtttatggtagtatcctctacaacttgttagatcatgttaaaatttgaaaatgttggtggctcccccgattataggcccctcctttaaaattctggacccaccactgatttgtccataaattaaactgatcatgagaaattgttagggaAAGAATACATTTCTGCattataaagagtattcattcctaagtcttcgaatgtgctcgctcaaccatgaaaatgtttaaagttcggaaagtgtgtggtgatagaaatgatggatgataaaaacaatagcaattcaagtcttatttgaaaccgaatttgcccccaatattcactttattaccctttaaaatgagtctgtgacattgaaaatacaaattttcccactttgatgcgtgctcactcatccataaataaacaaatcgattttatttttgcacagaattctgcccataggttgataaacattactgccaaatgacattgctaaagacagccgtgaaaaaaagttccaccatattgaataaggggttagttattcttaaacatgtgcatccataatgtacacaagtctatgagagacgaagtcaaaattttaacaaatatgaaatgagggtttgtttcataaatggtttttgttacttctgccaatagttatttcatgaaacttcgtaaatggcttcagagtaacactatccaaaaggcgcgcacaccaaattAACCATTTgatacgacacagagtggggccaaggccttgaactttcttctcatttgcataattttcgaatattgtgtgctcactgatgcattaaacatctggattttcataaaaatcaaatcaaatgaactatgcaaggttTGTGACAGGTATCCATaataacaaattgcattttttccaataacgtacaAAACagctaatcgcattccacatgttcattcaagcgtggatatttaattaaacgccttttaatcattgaagcatgttaattggttgTGAACATAACGAacaagttgagaaaagatcattttcagttcccaaaatgaaccaatacttgcctatgatatttgaaaatcgtattttttgttttcaataaatgttcattgaaccgtgaaacgatgaatattgttgaagaaactcttccaaaaataactgtcatcatattttatcatttttattgatataaatgtgtaaaaaatccaattatagcaaatttggacttgtgtttattcaaccgtgaaatttagccaaaaaagttgtatcgtcttttatagagtaccttttacaagccttctgactattttttatgatgagaatgtggaattagttccaataaaatggaatcaaagtcatgatatttggcttgtgacttttgaaaagtgacatttttgccttctgacggtgctcactgaagcatgaagtgaaatacgtccataacgtttactcagagggtagcttataaaattacctacacgctcatgtaaaaatatatcaaaaactcgcattggttcagaaattattgatgtttgtttaaggggggacttactttttttgttgtgtatatatatatatatatatatatatatatgttaattgTTATGAAATTCATGGTTAATGCAGCAATTGATAGTCTCTCTACAAACAAAAACCTTTACCGTTGGAGGAAAAGAATCTCAGACAAATGTAATCATTGAAACTCTACTGGTACATTACACCATGTTCTCAATAATTGCGAAAAGATACTCAACCCATATACCTGGTGCCATAACAACATAATACACATCATACTAAAAAACATAAAACCCACCACAAGCAATACCAACAGTGTTTATGCAGACATCGAAGGGGAAAATATCAATGGGGGCACCATACCAACACACATAATACCAACCCAACAAAAAACAGATATTTGCTTCATtgacaacaataataaaacTATCATCGAACTTACTGTACCATTCGAAACAAATATCGAAAACGCACATCAACATAAACAAGACAGATACACAGGACTCGTACAAGACATCACGGCAACAGGTTGGAGGAGCAATCTCATATCCATTGAAATTGGTTCACATGTTCTGATAaccccccaaaataaatattgaatgaAAGAAATACTCAAGCTCAGTACCCACTCACACAGATATCCAGATTTTTTGGACCAAATAGTTAAGACTGTTCTTTTTAATTCTTACGTAATATTTCAAGGCAGCGTGAGCCAACATGGCAGATTGACCAATACATGAAAGTATAATAGATTTTTATATAACCTAATGTTAAATAAATTGACTGTTCCTTAGCAGATAATTTACCAATCTGATTATATTAACCCATATTCAAATCTGTCATTGCTTAATATCAACCCAACATACCACAATAAATTCATGCAATTTTAGGAAGAGACTTAGTTAATATTGTACCCAAGATCATGCTCGTATACAAGTTACGATAGTATTGTTCcattctctccctcccccttacTTCTACCAAAAACTcagtctctctctccctccctctcccgCTTTCTCTTTATGCTACCTCCCCAGTGCCACTTGTACACATCTTTATTGTTACCACTGTTTGGATCTACAACtacatatattgtatttttttgccATTTCATGACAATGTTGTATATTGTATTGATCAGTAAATGATGTATTATTCCGatctctcttcttctctttatctttttgctttttcttatgtttttttttctctctccctctatgtacatatctttctatctctctttctatccTACTGCTCAAAATCTCTGGTCGGATCTATATATATTGCTGTTTTTACAATTCCATAACATTGTTGTATATTATTGTATTGAACAGTATCATGATGTATTATTCCAATCTCTCTTCTTCGATCCTATTTATCTAATGCATTTTCGTTTTTTTCTCTCGCTCTCCCCCTCTGTCACTTCTACTTtccctctattttttttctatctctctctatcttacTGCGTACCATGTGTATGCTTCCATCgttgttttaatttatttataacatattttagatatttaatgttattatcattatattactGTATCGAACAGTaatataataatgtattatGATTGTATTGTATAATGTACTgtgatttaaaggacaagtccaccccaacaaaaaaatgatttgaataaaaagaggaaaatccaacaagcatagcattgaaaatttcatcaaaattggatgtaaaataagagagttatgacattttaaagttttgtttaatttcacaagaTAGTTATATaaacatcccggtcggtatgcaaatgaaggaactgatgacatcactcactcactatttcttttgtattttattatatgaaacatgaaatattcttattttctcctcgttgtcctatgaaacaaagttttatgtCTCCCTGAACaggtggaattaccattgtttaacattttatggttcagtcaagttgatccttactgtcaaatctgtaaaaattgaaatattgtataattcaaacaataaaaaacgaaatagtgagggacatcatcgattctctcatttgcatgtgactaaattgtgcatataactattttgtgaaaaataagctaacttttaaaatgtcataactttcttattttacatccattttgatgaaattttcagcattatgcttgtttgatttttctctattgatttaaatcaacatttttctgaggtggacttgacctttaactatcATGTAATAATGTTAATTTAACCTGCCGGCCAACCTGATAGGTTGCCGGGCCTGGTTCTTGATCTCTAATAAAGACATGATGTACTACTAATTGTATTCCCAACAGGTGCTAATGGACAATACTTTAGGTTCTGCAGAGTCAAGCTGCTGcatcatattattgtcatcaaatttggtacccaCGGGCAAAATGTGGGCAGTGTCATTGTtgccatgataattgtatttgtcaaatttctgtgtgagctctatatatcACAATAATGGATGATGCAgtgggttcgggggatacatgtaCTCGGCCGCGCGAACCGGCGAGCATCTCTAGTTAAATTCTATAAcatattctcaaaaaaatatttaaccaCTTCATTCTAAAGTCAAATTAAACTCATTGAACCACTGGAAAGAGTAAAAGTTACACTTGTATGTTTCTTTTTGtatgaactattttttttttttggataaatAAGTGAAGTTGTGTGTGGAAAGATACCTTGaacataattttcttctccTGTTTTCTCTTGATTGTgcaaaaactttttattttgaaccTAAATAATATTCACAGTGTATATGATAAGCTGAATGTTActcttaatacatgtatgtggtacAGGGTTCCTTTTAATTGGGTCAAGCTAATCACTTTTTCCACAAAGATAAATTTCTGAAATCAAAGTATTGATTGGCTGAATAAGGTTTCAAAACAGCAGGAATAACCAAATGGAGAGAGAGTGACCTTAAAAAAAGGCCCTAGCATGGAAACTGTTTGATTTTTGGTGGGTGTGTGGTATCTGAACAAAAAGAGTACTGTGTTTTGTTTACAAGCTGTTAATGTGCTTGGCCtgtgaaaagtgtgatcttgacccaaTTACACAACAAAATCTTTTGAACCCTTTACCATTTTATTATCTTGATCACAAATAAATtgtaaaaacaacttttgtcaagtgaaaaattACTATTGTGTGGTATGTAatagatcaaaagtttcactttattttgatacaaaagctttaaataaatcaaaacagATGACTTAACATGATACTTTCTTGTGATGTTTCTCCGAAAGGATCTACAAGAATCATAATCAAACAAATGTCATCAATGGTTTCATCAGAGGTTTTTCCAACAGAAGGTCTGAGagcatttttaatgtttgagaTAGTATTGAAGCTTTCATGATCCAGACTCTTTTTGTTTGATAACTTCCCTAAGATGTTCCTCCACTTGATGTTTATCAAGAACATCCCAAGTCTTTGTCTTTGGGTGAGCAAAGGTAGGTTCATTAGATGGGAACTCAGTGATGTTCAGGTTTGTTGGTTTGTTTATAAATGGATGCCAGGCACCTTGAATACTGGGGAAGTCAGTATGCTGAGACTTGCGCAATCGAACCACCTCATTTCCTGACTGAGTACGTAAAAGTTCAACCTGTGAAGAAACCTCTTCTCTGTCTAGTTTGCTCAGCTGAACAGATCGCTTGGTGCCATTCACTGCCAAGAAATggtgaaaacaaacaaaaaattatgaaataatctcatcaCATTATGTTCTAACAAACTCAATGAGGACACAAAATCTGTGGTTTGTGGGCAAAATGTAGAAGTTGCAGTAACAGCGAGCTAGCCGAatcttgcatttttttcttgtcccatGTGTtactctggcagtctcacctgcatcgcgcgattcaatatagcagcagtgctgactttgaaaactactataaaataattattcacaaaaaacaccattaatataatgatacaatactacgttaaTTGACAATGAATgccatttgaccttgatcatgcgacctataAAGACCtgtcagtaatacttgattgcccctatatccacattttataaactatatctataaactttgaaagttattacagcaatctaataattacctccaaaatggccaaagttcaatgatcttgaaataaaattaatgacctatgactttggtcatgtgacctgaaactcacatgggatgttcagtgatacttgattactcttatgtccaagttttatgatctagatccatacactttcagagatatgatggtcataaattcaacaaatacccccaacatggccaaagtccattgacctttgactttggtcatgtgacctgaaactcgcacaggatgttcagtgatacttgataactcttatgtccaagttttatgaactagaccaatacactaacagttatgatagtaattcaaatatccccaatatggccaaagttcattgaccttaatagacctttgaccttgatcatgtgaccttcgactgcagcataacatgcaggtcccccagtccatctaccatccaagtttggttgaaaagtgacttacggttgtggagttacgtgtcataaggtttgtgacggacgacatttggatccctcagtctcgccttcacctctggtgggtgagacaaaaacacgGTAcaccaaatatgatttttgttagatgattggattttttttttgcagtttgaacctttttcctctttctttcttttctatccttcctgcttgcccctttttgttccatctatctttctttcctgatccttccTCTCCCTTgtttttcgttctttctctccttccattatgttctttttttcattctcttccttcattctttcctcccccTCTTTCCTCAGgactttctttcgttctttattttatttttcccttattctttctttccctcccttcattccttccttcctccttcccttcctctttttcttctttgtttcgttccttcattctttcttcctcctttattcttactttcttttttcctttctctcctttattttgtctttcacacatttattcatcttcccttccttttctttctttctatattcatttcaaagaatgacagaaaacttttttctcttttattctttcttttttaaaattttatcctaatattttaactttcttttatttttatattattttccttcatttccccttcatttttttctttctttctgctcAATTCACCTCTTTTCTttcgtcttttctttctttccattcttTCATTTACCCTcccaattcttttatttttttttacacgtcTAACACtgtagccttctttgttgatcgtttttttttattaagacctggctcggtcgatccgcTCGTGCAGCGTGCTTTGTCGATAGTCCTGTatatcattttgtgaaatctggttgACATACTCAACAAAAGATGAGTGTGTCGACTAGGAAAGGCAATGGACAATGGTCACCTCACCATCTTATAAAATAAGTCCCAGTCTCCTCTCCTTCAAGTCTGCCATTATcatgtttcattcattcattcattgcatttCATACATACATTGCCTTATATCTGAATTGCATTagcttttttaatgaatagcCTTTTTAATGCATTATACTATGtttttttactacatgtatataacttaTTGTGCCAACACCAACTTGTAAACATGAATTTTCCAGCTCCTGATtatcaataaagaccattttttaattgaattgaattattaattCATGGTTAGGTGCCACTTTTCACCTCTTTCAGGTTTTGGACTTTTGGTCCATTGCACAAAAATAGCGGTAGCTAGATTAAATGTTTTGGTATGCACATGATAGACCCATACAGGGTCTACCTCCCATAGCATAACAAAATTCCAACTAAAAAGTGTCTGTTAGCAGTAGtagcctgttgcataaaactttttacccgagaaaactccggtaaaaactgaaaactaaggttagtctgatttctgccattgactttaacacagggcaaaaactcaggtaaaaaatacctgagttttctcaggtaaaaagttttatgcaacaggccccagatgtGTCCAAATTTGACCTAGCTGATGTCAACCTGGCAAACATGCATTTCTTCTCAACTTTGCCATTCCTTAACTAATCTAGAAATTGACCAAATGAGTATAGTAGTTTTATATAATGggtagttaaaaaaaatcataagactttgaaaaaatctgattattctttagtacatttttttcaaagccaAATTTGTCGTGCGGATGTGACATTGACCACGTTCTCACTAAGTTCTTAAAactggtttactggaaactagtttagtggaaactattTTAACGCCTAGTGAGAACTGTTGAAGCAgacttggaagcgatcttccaaaccagttcagaaaaccaccaCGCGATGTGGTTTTCAAGATCACTTCGCCTCAGTAAACTGGTTTTAGTGcacgtgaggacacaaccgttcttcgtgaagtgatcttcgcacattttgagcacgctaATCACACACTGTGTGtggaatgcctatgctgcggtttcaaatttcgtgCGAagcatgtcaccccactgagagtgttcccataTCAACAAGAACGCTTTAtgtgaaaaccactttcgggtgatcaaatgggaacgctagcaaagcgatcttccatactggtttcctgaacaggtttccagtaaaccagttttagaaagtataatgagaacggtgaCAGACATTCCGTTATCCAAAGTCACTCATACATGACCATTTAGgcaccattttgtaaatttcaagtcaatTTTCATACCGTTCCTAATTCTATCGTCTCCTTCATATGCTAGACTTCTAACAAACTGCCTTAGATTGTATAAGAGTTGctctttcatattattatatgaCTTGTCCTTCAAAATACCATCTTCATGCctaaaaaattcaaataaaaaatagtttCCCTTCAAATACTTCATAATGAAGTGCAGTCGGAAAATCAGAAAATAGCCATTAGATAACTtccttgttttcattcatttcggtcTCAGATTTTCATGGTTTGGTTATGGTATCATCCCTAAAAATTCAAATGTGCATCAGTACTtttagaaatagcgccctctaaaaaAAAGGCTCTaatgatttgaaaatgtttgattgGGCTCCTGCCCTGGCCCCGTTCCTCATCCAAATTCCTCAGAATTTGGCAGACATGGTCTGTTACTCTCTTAGCACCCCTAGTTGTGCACTTGACATTCAgctttccaaaatcactcatgcatgaccatccacgcgccattttgtaaatttcaagtccatttgcataccattcctAATCCTTTCGTATCTCTtgcatgctacagacttctaacaaattgctgtGGATTGTTTAAGAGTTGCTCtttcatatgaaaatatgacttgcccttcaaaatgtcatcttcatgccctaaattcaattccaaaatAGGACTttaaaaacttcatatttactGACATACAAAGTCAGAAAATCGTAAAATAGCTGTAACTTccctgttttcattcatttctatCTCATATTTTCATGGTTTGGTTTATGGTATCATCCCTCAAAATTCAATGGTTTTTCACAGATCAGTGTCCATTACTTTTAGACATAGTGCCCTCTaatgttttgaaaatgtttgCATAGATTGCTATTTACTTAATTGTTTCTACTAATTCAAATCTCATATCTTCAGTCATTTCTTACGGTATTATTGCGCATATGAAGAGCTTGATTCCAAAAGGGGCTAAATCCACTTGACAAAAATCTTTTTTTGTTAATACAAAAACCGAGTTACACTGTATATCCAAAACAGTTTTGTTCcgaaaggagctaaatccactacGGTAAATGGTTATTCAAAATCGGTtatttttcctattttacata
The genomic region above belongs to Lytechinus pictus isolate F3 Inbred chromosome 12, Lp3.0, whole genome shotgun sequence and contains:
- the LOC129273302 gene encoding large ribosomal subunit protein mL43-like, which codes for MLRDYVEEDIIDFARKNPQIVLYVTPHNKFSNPRIVAEFLNGTKRSVQLSKLDREEVSSQVELLRTQSGNEVVRLRKSQHTDFPSIQGAWHPFINKPTNLNITEFPSNEPTFAHPKTKTWDVLDKHQVEEHLREVIKQKESGS